The genome window GAATGATAAACGGTTTAAGTGATGATCCAAATGCTGCATTGGTTCTGATGATCATAGCCGTAGTCATTTCAGTAGGTATTATGCTGCTATTTACACATCCAGTAGGAAAGTTTGTCAACAAGCGTCACTCCTCAAAAGTATAAGGTCTTGCCTTTCTACTTTTGATAGGGTTTATGCTTATTGCAGAAGTGGCTCCCTTGGCCCATTTAAGCTTTTTTTGGCAGCGAGACAGCTGTCTTCCTTAAATGGTTTTTTATTTTACTTTTTTCTTCTCATTGTTTAGGGCGTTTGTAAATTTTAAGTTGTGTAGTGAAAAACGAGCGCATAAAAAACTACAGGTCTTCTCCATCATGATGCATAAATCAAATAAGACTCTTTAGTATTACAAAGGGACGGGCTGCTGGGTCGTTTATAAAATTACTTCTGCTTCAACATCGCATTTTGTTCTTGCATCAACTCTTTTAAATCGTTGAGCAATTCGATATCCTTAGGAGTTACGACCTTATTATTGTTAGGATCTTGAGCATTGTTACGTAATTTATTCATAAGCTTTATGACTATAAATATGGTAAAACCTATGACCATAAAATCTATGATGACATTAATAAGCTCGCCATAACTTATCGCGATCTCTTTGGCACGATCCCCAGTTCCTCCTTCTATTGGTTCTCGTAAAATGTATTTTTTATCTTCATAATTCACGCCATTAGTGAGGTAAGAAAGCGGCGGTAAAATGACTTTTTTAACGAGTATTTGCACCACATTATTAAAGGCTGTACCTATTATGATACCTACCGCCATGTCTATCATATTTCCTTTTACGGCAAATTC of Nonlabens sp. Ci31 contains these proteins:
- the mscL gene encoding large conductance mechanosensitive channel protein MscL, producing the protein MKLLKEFKEFAVKGNMIDMAVGIIIGTAFNNVVQILVKKVILPPLSYLTNGVNYEDKKYILREPIEGGTGDRAKEIAISYGELINVIIDFMVIGFTIFIVIKLMNKLRNNAQDPNNNKVVTPKDIELLNDLKELMQEQNAMLKQK